Proteins from a genomic interval of Medicago truncatula cultivar Jemalong A17 chromosome 3, MtrunA17r5.0-ANR, whole genome shotgun sequence:
- the LOC25489218 gene encoding uncharacterized protein has product MGIASRTLEITVITGENIHITEDAYVVVRGESLNCYTTKTVKNKDDCGKNSSFLSWNEKFLLNMPLHARSITFEVQCKKFKSVRPIGVTRIAVLDILNGAELENCSRILSYKLRNWEGRQNGVIHFGVRVVMPEKRSVTVVKNKTTADKKSYGDRLTGIDVGTKNSNSVVIGIPVWWNYPSVI; this is encoded by the coding sequence ATGGGTATAGCTTCACGCACATTAGAAATAACAGTTATAACCGGTGAAAATATTCATATAACTGAGGATGCATACGTTGTCGTTCGAGGTGAGTCTCTTAATTGTTACACAACGAAAACAGTGAAAAATAAAGACGATTGTGGAAAAAACTCGAGTTTTCTTTCATGGAATGAAAAGTTTTTGTTGAACATGCCATTGCATGCAAGGTCAATCACATTTGAGGTGCAATGCAAGAAGTTCAAAAGTGTTCGCCCTATTGGGGTGACACGAATCGCCGTTTTGGATATTCTAAACGGGGCTGAATTGGAAAATTGTTCCCGGATTTTGAGTTATAAATTGAGGAACTGGGAAGGGAGGCAAAATGGAGTTATTCATTTTGGTGTGAGGGTGGTTATGCCGGAGAAAAGATCGGTTACCGTggtgaaaaataaaacaacggCAGATAAAAAGAGTTATGGTGATCGGTTAACTGGAATTGATGTTGGTACCAAGAACTCTAATAGTGTTGTTATTGGTATTCCTGTTTGGTGGAATTACCCTAGCGTTATTTAa
- the LOC11408278 gene encoding glutamate decarboxylase 1, which translates to MVLSKTASESDVSVHSTFASRYVRTSLPRFKMPEESIPKDAAYQIINDELMLDGNPRLNLASFVTTWMEPECDKLIMASINKNYVDMDEYPVTTELQNRCVNMIAHLFNAPLEENEAAVGVGTVGSSEAIMLAGLAFKRKWQNKRKQEGKPYDKPNIVTGANVQVCWEKFARYFEVELKEVKLSEGYYVMDPAKAVELVDENTICVAAILGSTLNGEFEDVKRLNDLLVEKNKETGWDTPIHVDAASGGFIAPFIYPELEWDFRLPLVKSINVSGHKYGLVYAGIGWAIWRSKEDLPEELIFHINYLGADQPTFTLNFSKGSSQVIAQYYQLIRLGYEGYKNVMENCRDNMIVLKEGLEKMGRFNIVSKDDGVPLVAFTLKDHTNFDEFQISDLLRRFGWIVPAYSMPPDAQHITVLRVVIREDFSRTLAERLVADIEKVLHELDSLTAKIKMLSGTSSVTVHEVVKDNGQVVVAKKSALETQREITAIWKKFVLDRKKLNDKMNGVC; encoded by the exons ATGGTTCTCTCAAAGACAGCCTCCGAGTCTGATGTCTCTGTCCACTCAACCTTTGCTTCTCGCTATGTCAGAACTTCACTTCCTAG ATTCAAGATGCCAGAGGAGTCTATACCAAAGGATGCAGCATACCAAATAATAAACGATGAATTGATGCTTGATGGAAACCCTAGATTGAATTTGGCATCCTTTGTGACAACATGGATGGAGCCTGAGTGTGATAAACTCATCATGGCTTCCATTAACAAGAACTACGTTGACATGGATGAATACCCAGTCACCACTGAGCTACAG AATCGGTGTGTTAACATGATAGCTCATCTTTTCAATGCACCACTTGAAGAGAATGAGGCTGCAGTTGGTGTTGGCACTGTTGGCTCATCAGAGGCTATAATGTTAGCTGGATTGGCATTCAAAAGGAAGTGGcagaacaaaagaaaacaagagGGAAAGCCTTATGACAAACCTAACATTGTCACTGGAGCCAATGTCCag GTTTGTTGGGAGAAATTTGCAAGGTACTTTGAAGTGGAATTGAAAGAGGTGAAGCTAAGTGAAGGATACTATGTAATGGACCCTGCAAAAGCTGTGGAATTGGTAGATGAGAACACCATTTGTGTTGCTGCTATCCTTGGTTCCACACTAAATGGAGAGTTCGAAGATGTTAAACGCTTAAACGATCTCCTTGTTGAAAAGAATAAGGAAACTGG ATGGGACACTCCTATTCATGTGGATGCAGCTAGTGGTGGCTTCATTGCTCCATTTATTTATCCAGAACTTGAGTGGGATTTCCGCTTACCATTGGTGAAGAGCATCAATGTTAGTGGTCACAAATATGGTCTTGTCTATGCTGGAATTGGTTGGGCTATTTGGAGAAGCAAGGAAGATTTGCCTGAAGAACTCATCTTTCACATCAACTATCTAGGAGCTGATCAACCTACCTTTACTCTCAACTTCTCCAAAG GTTCTAGCCAAGTCATTGCTCAATACTACCAACTAATACGTCTTGGTTATGAG GGGTATAAAAATGTGATGGAGAATTGTAGAGACAACATGATAGTACTAAAAGAGGGACTTGAAAAAATGGGGCGCTTCAACATAGTGTCGAAAGACGACGGTGTACCTTTGGTGGCCTTCACATTGAAGGACCACACAAactttgatgaatttcaaatctCCGATTTGTTGAGGCGCTTCGGATGGATTGTTCCAGCATACAGCATGCCCCCGGATGCGCAACACATAACCGTTTTACGCGTTGTCATTAGGGAGGATTTCTCAAGGACTTTAGCAGAGCGCCTTGTAGCTGATATAGAGAAAGTGTTGCACGAGCTTGATTCACTTACTGCGAAGATAAAGATGTTAAGTGGCACTAGTAGTGTTACAGTTCATGAAGTTGTGAAAGACAATGGTCAAGTAGTGGTTGCTAAAAAGAGTGCTTTGGAGACTCAGAGAGAAATTACTGCGATTTGGAAGAAGTTTGTGTTGGATAGGAAGAAGCTGAATGATAAGATGAATGGTGTTTGCTAG
- the LOC11408279 gene encoding uncharacterized protein, whose protein sequence is MELDIGITHSDLTLAESWFAADTSSGYLEDAINGWDIWCKQHNLPTYSQDQKEPLFPTFSSKAAQLLQDHKKFSTMNLSSSQNHTHSAAEKHDSPHRSCASRELKENGASISRGQWKKIAYPFELVKPGGVEGETTIKDINHQMMMSPSKPIPHPVAVEDYGTHSCISNRGYGISGKEVAALTRIQTRGRGSITIIRTKG, encoded by the exons ATGGAATTGGACATTGGAATCACTCATTCAGATTTAACTCTTG CTGAGTCTTGGTTTGCAGCTGATACATCTAGTGGATATCTTGAAGATGCAATCAATGGCTGGGATATTTGGTGCAAGCAACATAACTTACCAACCTACTCTCAAGATCAAAAG GAACCTCTATTTCCAACATTTTCTTCCAAAGCAGCCCAATTACTTCAAG ACCATAAAAAATTCAGCACTATGAACCTATCATCATCACAAAATCATACACATTCAGCTGCAGAAAAACATGATTCACCTCACAGAAGTTGTGCATCAagagaattaaaagaaaacGGTGCTTCTATTTCAA GGGGACAGTGGAAGAAAATAGCTTATCCATTTGAGTTGGTGAAACCTGGAGGAGTTGAAGGGGAAACAACAATTAAAGATATAAACCACCAAATGATGATGAGTCCTTCAAAGCCAATTCCACATCCTGTGGCTGTAGAAGATTATGGGACTCATTCATGTATTTCAAACCGTGGTTATGGTATTTCAGGAAAAGAAGTGGCAGCACTTACTAGAATTCAAACTAGGGGTAGAGGCTCCATTACCATTATTAGGACCAAAGGTTGA